From a region of the Desmodus rotundus isolate HL8 chromosome 7, HLdesRot8A.1, whole genome shotgun sequence genome:
- the C7H15orf48 gene encoding normal mucosa of esophagus-specific gene 1 protein has product MSFFQLLMKKKELIPLVVIMTAAASGATSFAVYSLKKSDVIIDRKNNPEPWESVDPNVPQKLITVNQQWKAIEELQKVRRAAK; this is encoded by the exons ATGAGCTTTTTTCAACTCctgatgaaaaagaaggaa CTTATTCCTTTGGTGGTGATCATGACGGCGGCAGCGAGCGGAGCGACGTCTTTTGCTGTATATTCCCTTAAGAAATCCGATGTGAT CATTGATCGAAAAAATAATCCAGAACCTTGGGAAAGTGTGGATCCTAATGTACCTCAAAAG cTTATAACAGTCAATCAACAATGGAAGGCCATTGAAGAGTTGCAGAAGGTCCGAAGGGCAGCCAAATGA